One window of Chionomys nivalis chromosome 10, mChiNiv1.1, whole genome shotgun sequence genomic DNA carries:
- the Chga gene encoding chromogranin-A gives MTDHRPTSAILLPQFIHPTRTTRLAMRYAAVLALLLCSGQVFALPVNSPMTKGDTKVMKCVVEVISDSLSKPSPMPVSSECLEILQGDERVLSILRHQNLLKELQDLALQGAKERAQQQPKQEEQQQQHSSFEDELSEMFENQSPEAKHGDATAETPSTEAVEKREDSYEGQQGGSEGPRTQAVPEPRQKSSVVENSQTSEEDTATNTQPPASLPNQEHRDLQATGDSETGPSVRQQAINAKQEEEEHKEVREKAGPEEAPTATSSSRSQTEYQEIQKDEGQLDSQAVDGAGKTGASEALSPQGELELSRQEDNEEDVMAGPPQGLFPGRKSQELEHKQEEEEEEHLSREWEDKRWSRMDQLAKELTAEKRLEGEDDPDRSMKLSFRARAYGFRDPRPQLRRGWRPSSREDSVEARGDFEEKKEEEGSANRRAEDQELESLSAIEAELEKVAHQLQALRRG, from the exons ATGACAGACCATAGACCCACTTCTGCCATCCTCCTGCCGCAGTTCATCCACCCGACCCGCACCACTCGACTCGCCATGCGCTATGCCGCGGTTCTGGCGCTTCTGCTGTGCTCGGGACAAG TCTTTGCCCTCCCTGTGAACAGCCCCATGACAAAAGGGGACACTAAG GTGATGAAATGTGTCGTGGAGGTCATCTCTGATTCGCTGTCCAAACCCAGCCCCATGCCTGTCAGCTCTGAGTGTCTGGAGATCCTCCAAGGAG ATGAGAGGGTCCTCTCCATCCTGCGACACCAGAATTTGCTGAAGGAACTCCAAGACCTGGCTCTCCAAG GTGCCAAGGAGCGGGCCCAGCAGCAGCCGAAGCAAGaggagcaacagcagcaacacagCAGCTTCGAGGATGAGCTCTCAGAAATGTTCGAGAACCAGAGCCCTGAGGCCAAGCATGGAG ACGCTACAGCAGAAACTCCGTCTACCGAAGCCgtggagaagagagaggactCTTACGAGGGGCAACAGGGTGGCTCTGAGGGACCCAGGACTCAGGCTGTCCCAGAGCCCAGGCAGAAGTCCTCTGTGGTGGAGAACAGTCAGACTTCTGAGGAGGACACAGCCACCAACACCCAGCCACCGGCCAGCCTCCCCAACCAGGAGCACAGGGACCTGCAGGCCACGGGGGACAGCGAGACAGGCCCGAGTGTCCGGCAACAAGCCATAAATGccaaacaggaggaggaagagcacaAGGAGGTTAGAGAGAAGGCTGGGCCCGAAGAAGCCCCCACTGCAACATCCAGCTCCCGCTCCCAAACCGAATACCAGGAGATCCAGAAAGATGAGG GTCAGTTGGACTCTCAGGCAgtggatggagctggaaagacCGGGGCTTCTGAAGCTCTGTCACCCCAGGGGGAGCTGGAGCTCTCTCGGCAAGAGGACAACGAGGAAGATGTGATGGCAGGGCCGCCCCAAGGTCTCTttccaggcaggaagagccaggAACTAGAGCataagcaggaggaggaggaagaggagcatcTATCCAGAGAATGGGAGGACAAGCGGTGGAGCAGGATGGACCAGCTGGCCAAGGAGCTGACGGCAGAGAAGCGGCTGGAGGGGGAGGATGATCCTGATCGCTCCATGAAGCTCTCCTTCCGGGCCCGGGCCTATGGCTTCAGGGACCCCAGGCCTCAGCTGCGCCGGGGCTGGAGGCCATCTTCCAGAGAAGACAGTGTGGAGGCCCGAGGCGACtttgaggaaaagaaggaagaggaaggcagcGCCAACCGCAGAGCAGAG GACCAGGAACTAGAGAGCCTGTCAGCCATcgaggcagagctggagaaggtgGCTCACCAGCTGCAAGCACTGCGGCGGGGCTGA